ATAAAGCTATTTGTGGACCCAATGTCTTTACTTTGTTTGTTTAAGTAtgcttttgtttgtttaagtCTGCTCACTAGGACTTGTCACtgtatttttacttttctagGACACATCATGTATCCAGAATTGATAATGTTTGAGGTGCATTATGGTGGTCGCTTCAATAGGGAACATAGGGTCAACTATGTAGGTGGGGATGTAGCACATTACCCTGACCCATATGACAGAGACGATGTGTCATTTATTGAGGTAGAAAGAGTAGCTAAGACTTATGGGTATGTTTCTGGTGACCTAATTTATTACAATATACCTACCAAGAGTTTAGATGAAGGGCTACGGCTTCTGTCTTCTGACCATGATGTCTTTCAAATGTTGGAGCACTACATTGGGCATGGAATTGTAGAGCTATACTTGGTTGCTTTTGTTGCAGTTGATGTACATGTAGATCTAGAAGGAGAAGAGGATGGTGTTGATGAGGAAGGGGAAGAGGAATATGAGCAACAGAATGTATACAGAACTTATGGTTTTTGGGATGAGGTTCTAAGTGATGACTCCGATGCCTCTGAGTCAGATGGTGATGGCCATACAGGAGTTGGATTAGATGCTGATGAAGGAGGAGAAGTTGAATTATGAGGAGATCAAGGGTTtggagtagaagaagaagatggtgtaGATCATGAGGCTGTCGAAGATGGTAATGAAAGGGGTGAGGATGGTTCTTATTTAGGAAACAGAAGTGGTGTATTGGTCTCTCCTACTCCTAGTGATGAAGAGGATGCGGATGAGGTTGAGTCTAAAAAACGGGTCTGTATCCAAAAGAGGGTGTCGTTTAGTGCATAAGATATGCTAAATCCTACTCTGGTGCCAGGTAACACTTTTAATGATGTCTATGAGTTTAGAAAAGCCATTAAACAAGCCAATGTATTGAAGGGGAAGAACTTGGCTTACCAAAAGAATTCAAGGAAGAAACTTGTTGCAGTGTATGCAAACAAGAAATGTAAATACAGAGTTTATGGAAGGCAGTTGAAGGATGAGGAGACATTCATGCTAATTTCAATTAAGCCCAAACATACATGTGCCAGGAGATACAAGAATCACTTGATCACTTCAAACTGGATAGTCGAGTGGTGCAGGGATAGTTTTAGGGATCAGCCGAATATGCCTATAGATGTCCTcaagaaaaaggtgaagaagaagtgGAATGTTGATGTCCACGATAGTTCTTTGTATAGGGCAAGAAAGAAGGCACAAGAGTCCAGATTTGGAAAGTTGGGGGAGCAATACTTTCGTCTATGGGATTATTGTGCAACGATAAGAAGCATAAAAGTTGGGAGTTGCGTCATTTTGATGGTTGAGAGACCTATGCCTGAGGTGCCTTGTAGATTCCAAAGGATGTATGTATCCCTCGCAGCCATGAAAAAAGGATTCAATGATGGATGTAGGCCTGTAATAGGTCTAGATGCTTATTTCTTGAAAGGGGTTTACAAAGGGCAGTTAATGGCAGCTGTCAGAAGGGATGCCAATAATAACATGTATCCAATTTCTATAGCGGTGGTAGAGGCAGAGACCAAGGATAGCTGGACTTGGTTTCTCGAGGCATTATTGGGAGATCTTGGCTGTAGTCCACATGGATGGACCTTCATTTCAGATAGACAGAAGGTAATCTcctcaccattttttttttggctataatTTTATATGATATTTCAATGACTATGTATTTGGTTTTAATATGTACAGGGCCTCATACCAAGCCTTCAGGATGTGTGTCCTAATGCTAAGCATCATATTTGTGTGCTCCATTTGTATGCCAATTTTAGAAACGAAGGTCATCGGGGGGTGCTATTGAAGGACATGCTGTGGAGACCTGCTTCAGCATACACACAGCATGAATTTCATGCTGTAATGGAGGAGATTAAGGGCATTAATGCCAAAGCACATGAGTACCTTGCAAAGGTTGACCCTAGAACTTGGTGTAGGGGATGGTTCAACACACATGCAAAGTGTGACCTCCTACATAACAATTTGGCTAAATGCTTCAATTCATGGATCACCAAGTACTGGGACAATACCATCTTGACAATGTTGGAAGGAATTAGGGGCAATTTATTGAGAagatacaaaaaaagaaaaagagatctTATTAATGAAATGGAGGGGAATGTGGGGCTTAAAATAAAGGAGAAGTTGGAAATAGAGGAATATGAGGCTAACCATTGTTCGCCATCATATGCTGGTGATGGGTTATTTGAGGTTGACTGCAAGGGTAGAAAGTTTGTGGTGAACTTACCATCAAAGACGTGTGAGTGTAGAAAGTGGGATGTAATTGGTATCCCATGTGCGCATGCCATCTCAGCAATATGGCTTGGTTGAGGCAACCTAGAGGACTACTTGTCTCCATACTTTGGCAAGGAGATGTACTTAAAGGTGTACGTACCCATCATTTATCATTTACCAAGTGAAGAGTAATGGGTGAGGacaaatcaacccaaaatcgAACCACCTAAGTCAAGGGCAACTATAGGGAGAccaaaaaaagtgagaaatagAGGACAAGAGGAAACATCAAATCCATACACAGTGAGAAGGGGTGGGAACAAGAATCAGTGTGGGAAGTGCAAGAAATATGGTCATAATATACGAACATGTACTGTGAGGAAGAGGCATGATGAAATACAAGAACATAGAAGATCTTTCTACAGATAACATGTAGGAGATATTGATTGCGATCTTGGTAGGGTAAGTTGTTGATTTGGCTGCATACTTTTACGTACCTCTTATTTATGTAATTAGATGTTATTTAATCCTATTTCGTTTGCCATATTGTTCATTTGTTTTTGTAGTTGGGTGGCTCCTCCAGTGCCCCACCTGTGGATCATCCCACTGCACCAATACAAAGTGCCCCATCTTTTGATAATTTAACAACTAGTAGGGGTCAAAAGAGGACAAGAGGAGAGGGTT
Above is a genomic segment from Alnus glutinosa chromosome 12, dhAlnGlut1.1, whole genome shotgun sequence containing:
- the LOC133852519 gene encoding uncharacterized protein LOC133852519, with amino-acid sequence MLNPTLVPGNTFNDVYEFRKAIKQANVLKGKNLAYQKNSRKKLVAVYANKKCKYRVYGRQLKDEETFMLISIKPKHTCARRYKNHLITSNWIVEWCRDSFRDQPNMPIDVLKKKVKKKWNVDVHDSSLYRARKKAQESRFGKLGEQYFRLWDYCATIRSIKVGSCVILMVERPMPEVPCRFQRMYVSLAAMKKGFNDGCRPVIGLDAYFLKGVYKGQLMAAVRRDANNNMYPISIAVVEAETKDSWTWFLEALLGDLGCSPHGWTFISDRQKGLIPSLQDVCPNAKHHICVLHLYANFRNEGHRGVLLKDMLWRPASAYTQHEFHAVMEEIKGINAKAHEYLAKVDPRTWCRGWFNTHAKCDLLHNNLAKCFNSWITKYWDNTILTMLEGIRGNLLRRYKKRKRDLINEMEGNVGLKIKEKLEIEEYEANHCSPSYAGDGLFEVDCKGRKFVVNLPSKTCECRKWDLGGSSSAPPVDHPTAPIQSAPSFDNLTTSRGQKRTRGEGLITSFTQDGGQSRKQGTLGLATRTRASARLRSGATQASNPNSRGKLVVDLTGDPAGPPKIPGSGPACLWGPPKGGIAFRVVPPDFDISKLKTSTNILPPGVEGVVEMNKGKTIGRKHDKGKKKIWQV